Within the Tistrella mobilis genome, the region TCTCGATGCGCGCCGCGAAATCATCCAGCGCCCGGGCGAGCGTCGCATCGACATCGGCGGCGGATCGATCGGCGGTGCGGCGGATCTTCTCCACCTCCACCCGGGCCCGGTAGAGCCCCTGCTCGGCCTCGTTGGCCTGTTCCGCCAGCAGGATCGCCGCCATCAGCATCACGCGGGCAT harbors:
- a CDS encoding cell division protein ZapA, producing the protein MAEVEVRILGRAFTLACGEGQEESVRTLARKVEERVQQAASGRSVAVDARVMLMAAILLAEQANEAEQGLYRARVEVEKIRRTADRSAADVDATLARALDDFAARIETIATRLEKL